Genomic window (Capsicum annuum cultivar UCD-10X-F1 chromosome 10, UCD10Xv1.1, whole genome shotgun sequence):
GAATTTGTCCGTCAAACCCGCCATTTGTATGCACCCGAACATATTCAATCGACCTTCGGTGTAAGCGACTTCGTACTGCTATAGGCTCTAGTTAGGACTTAGATATGAACACCCCCCTTCGTTAGAATCCACCCTAAAGTTTCTTAGTAAACAGGGATCGTTTAGTAATGACCTAGTCTTTCGCGAGACTTCAGGTTTACCTCTTTTGTTAGGTCTCGACTTATCCGTTATGATCGCATTTTGTACCCCTACTAAGAACTTGAGAGATGGAATTATGACTCACGGAAGCGGTATATTAGTGCCTTATGAGGGAAATCCTTGCTTAACTTGTTGATCATCTATCATTACTGGCGAAGCAACCATACCGATAATTAACTCGCTTGAGAGAACAATTCGAGAAGGAAGACCCCAAGCCAACCCAAGCAAGAAAGAGGAACTAAAGTCAACTAATGCTTAAGACATCCAAGTTCGGACATCTAAGCCAGTTCTGGTCCTTCCATCCGCCTCTATCTCAATAGCTTTCAAAATCGAGtgatttgattagcttacatcgGAGGATGGTCAAAAGTTGGACCTTGCTATCAGTCCAACCAAGGGCACCCCTTCCTAGTCCGCTTAGTCGGTTGAGTAAACAAACCCGGATTCTAATATGGGTCGAGTAGTAAGTTCCACTTTCTCTTCTGCAGCAAGCCTAGTCTACTTTTGTAGAGTCAATAAGGCCTTACATTTACCGTTGTTCCCAGACCATGGCGTATACTACCATAGCAATAGCATAAGAAGAATCCGCATATTAGTAGGGAATGTTCCTAACTCCTAACCTCTAGACTGAAACTTTACCTATCACAGAACTGTAACCCATCACTGTAGAATCCTAGGTTTAGCTTTATAATACCAGTCAGTAGTTCCGTCTATCACTCCAAAGTGATAGCGCCATCGAAAGATAGAGTGTCAAACAGCCAAACTTCGATACCTAAATTCATTCATCCAAAGACTTTTCTATTCCCTGATCTATGCCTCCTTACTTTAACTAAGACTTTTTGAATAGTGGCTTGGCTGGCTTTTGAGTTGGGAAAGATAAGAAGAGCTTGACCGATCCATTCTGAGGGGAAGAAGCACATTGCTTAAGATATAAAGCGTAGTACAGCCACTCCGATTTCCATCCTATCCTAATAACAGACCTGGATAATAGGTAAGCTCTAATACATAGTTCCTTGGTTAGACTGTCAGTGATAATGAGAAGAACCTTCTTCAGATAACCTTCGCGAGGAACTTTTGGCATCACTACCTCATGGCAAGCTTACTGAGTATCCACCACATCCCTTTCCAAAGATTCATTCTGATTGGTTTTTGCCATAAACTCTCTTGGCAAAGTCAGGATCATCTTGCAGTCCACCTTATCCGGTAAGTTACCTAACAGAACTTGAAACTTTgggttattttctttattctttaacTTGGGTCTGACTGCTTGACTCACCAACCTTTAAGTCTTCCTCCATCAGGTCATCTTCTGGAACTAAGCCTTCTGAAAGAAAGCTCATTAGAAAACTTTGTTGACGAGGTCTGTCCCTTCTCCAGCTTCTTGTGGTCTTTCCCAGCTTTACCTTCTACTGGGTACTTTACCATCAGACCAACATTCTGTTTCTTCTCTGCTTCAGTCTGTATTTTCAATTCTATTACCTTCTTCCTCAGCATCCTCCTTTTGTGGGTCCTTGTCAGCTTAGATGATTTCAGTTATGCTGGACTCTCTCCTACAGCCTCCTTCTCAGGTCTCTGTTTTTGTGCGGCATGAACCCattgatcagttggtgggacagtagacgatgtttgaaataaccattgtttgctattcaatcgaaatttcataagagaagaaagtttttaatgtggtttggcgTATAGTCCACTCCATTCTATCTATGACACATAGGATCAACTGAGAGAAATCCTGAGTAACGAGAGAGAATCTCCACACGAACGACCCATCAAGTTTGAACTGACATAGTTTAATCAGACCAACACCTATCAACCACCAACAAGGAGTCACTTTGGTTACGCAGTTTGGTTAGCAGGTAGGCCGCCTTCCTACATCTGCGGGCTGGTAGGCCATACCCTAGGGGGTCGAGGGCTGctatttgtacttttttttgGGCGAATCTCGATTTAAAGAATCTCCTTTCGCTCTGCTACAGTCGCCAAAAAAAGACTCTATTTCTCCTGCTATCAAGAATCAGGAAATGTGgaactttttctcttctttaaaaCATCCTTAAATTAAAGGCTTATAGAAAGTGCTTTAACGAATGACATAAGATGATGCCCAAAATAAGTGAACAAACCTGGTATTCAATCTCCTTTTTCAGAGTTTTTGGGGTATTGCTTACAAAGATACTTACACAAACTAGTCGAAAGCCCTATCTAAGAAAGTGGATACTAGCTTAAGTGCTGGTGAAAACCTCGCTTTTTAGCGATAGGAGGGTTTTCCAACGATGCTGAAGATATAAGCCGACTGTCCCGGTACAAGAGAAGACTTTATAAGCCGCTTACTCGAAACTTGTTCTTTTCTATCCATACCGCTTTCCTTCATAGCAGCAAAGGAGAATGCGATATTGATTCAGTTGGAGGTATACTACTTTTCTGATCAAATCAACCCACTACTCAACCGCCCATGTGTGTGTCTGAGTCAGTGCTGGCAGTCACCTTCATTGAGTTAGGTTAGTGTGCTTTGCATGCTTTTCTCGAAGCTCATATTAAAGCTCATCGATCAAGAAGTTTCATTCCGCTAATCTAACTTTGTTCGAGTGGCTTGATCCTCTGACAAGGACATCTCTTTCTCTGCTTTAGTCCTAAAGTCCATTAGGTCATGACATTTGTTTGATTAGACAATTATCAGGTGATCCAGAAGACCTAATCAATGAGATTTGGGGCGGTAACgttctttattatttattcatttcatGTTCTAACGCCCAGTAATAGAATGGGAGACCTACACTTGACACTTGCTATCTTGCTTGATAACTTTCTTTCATATTGGTTTCAGGTTCATACTCTGCTCCCTAATCCGAAAAGATCATACGTCAATGTTCCCAGGGTAGGAACTTCCACTTTTCTTAGTCAGAGTAAGGGCTTGGGCTTCGGTTCGGGGACTCTGAATCGATCAATCGAATGGGAAAACACCTTTTCTCTTTCGCTTTCTCTCCACTCCTGCTCCTGTGGCTTTCCTTTCGGGTTTATTTCATGGCCCCTCCAGTTACTCTGTCCCTAGCATCCCTTTCTTCCCCTTCATCTTTAGGCAAGTGGGTGAACTCATGGCCTATTCCCTATTTGATTCTCTAGGCTAGTGGTACCTTTTTGTCTGGCCATGAATAGTGAGTGGGACCTCATGTTCGCCGGGTAGCCATATTTGGATCGAATTACATTAGTACATTAGTTAGATGAGCTGGTAGCTAGCTACCCCAATTCACACCAAGTTCTCTTTGTTGGGCATGGAGAAAGCTCTAAGGATTATCCTGGGGTTAGACCACTCCATAGAACCCCTTTTGACGACTGCTCTGTGCTTGCCGGTATCTTTCGTTCTTTCGTCTAAGACCAATTCCGCCTAAGGTGATGATCGAGTCATGACGAGCTAGACTGATGATGCTCTTTCAAGGACAAAATGCCCTAGATATGAGTATGACTTTTTAAGGTAATACAGCAGATTATCCATATGCAAATCGAGATGCGGTCTGGTTCGAgcatatctattttcatatcCATATCTCAGAGATCCTAATTCTTCGATTACATAATACCTCTCAGCAGGCTAGGTATTTATGGAAGCAGTTAACCAAACTACAACCACAATCGCCCTCTTGGTCACCCCTCGTTGCAGAATTTTACCAAAAGGGTTTATGTGCTCAGATGCACCTAAATTCTTATCATCTATATCTATTTTCCGTAAGGATGGTAAATCCTTAGGACTGATAAGGAGATCATTGCCGTGAAGGCCACCAAATACCTATTGATCAACCAATATAAAACTGAGAGTTGGAGGACCAAACAGCCACCTAGATGTAGTTGAAAGGTTCCAACCGATGCGGTGATGGTTTTAACCACTTTCTCGGCCTTCTCACCACTGACCctagtttcaaaaagaaaagcaCAAATCTCTCAGGTGAATTAAGTCCATTCTTACACCATGAAACCTCGGGGACAATTCCAAGCTAGAATCTTCCACACAATAAGGAAAAGACTATACCACCCATATTGTAGTGAGGCTCCCCATCATATGATGATCAATTCAGCAGCATTTGTCACATCTCTCCAAAAATTTTCTTGGTTGGACACCCCTCTGATGACCACCAAAGCTATGCCATCTTTATTCTAACTTCCTCTGTGTTGTCAAGGATCTGCGTTCCCCTATATGGTTTAGACCCTAATTTTCCTCTGATTTATTTGTGGCTTCTTCATAACAAAGATCTTCCTGATCTTTGGCAACTAGGGGATTTATAAGGGTCCTCTTGGTGTAGGTCTTTAAACTACATTGAACAAACTAGAACACCTTTAACTGCTTTCTGCATTCGCTAGTTCGTCATTCTCGATCTTCTTTCCTACAGGCATGGAAATCAAACTGGAATAAGACCTTCCTTTCTGTCGACATTCTTTTCCATTCAATCTCTCTTTCCTTCCTAGCTACTATAACTAGAAGTTGCAAAGCTTACTAAAAACGAAGGTCATCCATCCAGTAAAAGTATGCCACGGTCATAGCTACTCTTCCTATTTCTACCTGGATTGACTTAGCATGTCAGTCTAATCTAACCTTATAGACTAAAAGGAAGGGATGAAGGAACTCCAGTCCAGGCAAACCTGGGCTTTAAACATGTGCCGGTTTCCATCCTGATAAGAGACTGCTAGATAAAGGCAAAGCTTTGGGCAGTAGTCATATATCTTATTCTCAAACTGCCACATCGTCACATCTTTTCGCTTTCTAAGAAGCTACTTTAGCAACAACGTAGGATTAAGGCTGCATCGTCCGCTCACAAATCCCTTATCCTTCACTTACTTTCGTGAGTCATCATTTCCTAGTACCAGAGTTGGATTCTTACTTTGCTATTTTCCTTCTAGCTTGAAATTCACTCGCTTATCGAAAATGAGCTACTGAGTTGGAGTACAGGCGCGAAGGCAGGGAGTTACTTTCTCAGTTAGGCAGGAAAGAGTGAAGCAAGGGCGTAGCAGCTTTCACCAGGGAAACTTCCTATTAGGAATGGCTTCTTTTCAGGTTGTGTTGTTACAGACCAGACTGTTCTAACAGGTCAGGGGAGATGGATAACTAATCTAATACAGTATAGCTATAATTGGGCAATAGCACAGATTAGATCAAACTGAATATGTGAAGGATATAGTTCTGGTTCTCTTCTGTCCCGTTCCTTCAATCAAAAAAGAATCCATGCCCAGGGCTAGTGCCAGCGCATAGTTAGAGTCTTCCCTGCGTGCCTAACATCCACTCCTTCTACACGAGTGCCTTACGGTGCCTTTAACAATAAGAGAAGGCGATACCAAAGAGAATAACTCAAGGACACTGGCTACTCTATCAACTCAATTTCATTACGTAAATGAGGATGCCAGTCATCATAGTTTGAACTTGAAATCTTTCGTAGGCTCATTCGTTGATTGGCATTTCAATCCTGGTCATTCATAGATAGTCGGTACTTTTAGTCATAGTCTATCGCCCATTCTTGATAGCCGCAGCTCTGCCCGTTCCCTATTCCATTAAAGAATGAATGGAAATTGGTCTGACAACAGCTGGGCAAAATCCATCTCTTTCCATCTCTATGTTCGCTAAACTTACTTTCTTTCTTGCTTTTATGAAGCCAACCTTAACAgacatatcttttgtttttgtagACGGAAGATCCGGTTAATCAATTTAATTAGATGCCGCTTACCTAGATGTGGTGCTTGTCCCTCAAAGCGAAGGTAAAGAACAAGAAATTGGGGATAATGAATTTGACTGCACTTTCCTCAGGTCGAACGGCTATCGATCCTGGCCCGATGAGAAAAGGTTTAAACTCATACTTACCTTAACCTAATGTACTTGGATCCCGGATTCCATTCCATTAAGGCATTTATTCCCATCATCTAAAAGAAGAGTTCAACAGAAGTAATCTCTCTGACAGTGGCTGTTCTTTCTACCTAAACTTGCGGCTTCATTCTTTTATATCAGGAATATAGGTCAAAAGTGATCTTTAACTTGAATTTATCTTCAACAATAAGTTCTAATtatttagataaataaaataaaatgaaaagaaagatataaagcaacGAAGCCATCACAGTCTGTTTTAACTCCTCCGAAAGGAAGGAACGAGTCGCTTCCCCCTTTTCTTCACCACCAGCTGGAGCACAGTCTTCGTCGGTCTCAAGGTTATCAACAAGATAAGCCCAATAATGTTGCTACGGGCTCTTTTCTTACTCAGACCCCAAGCGGGCAGGGTGATAAGACTTTGATGCAGGGTTCGGCATGGTCTTTGAGTACAAGCCTGGGAGGACCAATTTGCCAATGCACTAAGTCGAAGGGGCGAGTTGGCATCCAACAAGTTCGAATTAGAATACATAGCATCCATAAGGGGCCATCCCCGAATGCATAAGATAGAAAAAGAACCCCGTAGCCCAAACCCTGCTAAAAAATGTGAGCAACTTCAGTTAGAAGTTCCGTTCGAGTGGAATGGTTGTTGGTACTCTCTTTCATATCCTCCTCCTGGTTGTGGCTGATCTCTTCCTTTCTATTTAGAAAGTGGAACAGACCTAGTAGCAGATAGGCATTCAGTTAGCTTGAAAACGAGCTCGTAGTTAGAAATCGCTTCCTCAACAACTATCTTTAGAATGTCCTATCTCTCTCTTCAATGCTTTAAAACGAGCTAGAAGGCTTTTCTTAAAGCAGAAAAATAGGAGTTCTAGTAGTTTCAGCTATTCGATTCAAATGAGTGCCCTCACTTCGTTTCCTTACTACGAtattcccaaaaaaaaaagaaaaagaaagtgaaacatatCAAAGAGCGATGACACAAATTATCAGTGACCTCCTACATAACATATACGAGCCTTACGTGGACGATTTGGTAGTCTTTTCAAAAGAAAGAACCGACCACATAGAAAATTTATGCAAGGTCTTCAAAAGTTTAAGAAAACATCAATTGAAGATGAACCCGAAAAAATATGCATTCGGGATTGGGCGGAGGCCTTAAATCAGTAAGGCAATCGCATAGCTATTATTGACCTACCCCTATTATATTACTTAAGCCTACTCTTTCTTCAAGATACGAAACGAGCAGCCAAAAACGGTTGTCCCTATTGTATTTTAGATGGACATCTACAGGGCTAAGAATCTTACCTTTACTTAGAGAGGGGTAGAGGTACCACGCTCTTCCGTGCTCGTAGGTTGACTCACCTATGCATCCCGACTAAGGTCTCACAAATATGCACTTCCCTTATGCATCCAACCACTTCACTAATGCGAATAGGTTATACAGAAGGGTAGGTTGGTTATATACTCTTATGCGTCTTCCTTCTTCGAACCTTTTGGTATGTATTGCCCCCTAACTATAGATCAGATCCACCAGACAAGAAACTCAATTCCACACGGCTGCTGAGTCATCGGACTTATCTACCAAGGGATTCATGGAATTTCTGTGGATTGCGTTGGGGAAATCTACCAAAGCTAGGCAGATAGATAGAATCTTTTCCCGCTGCTAAGGGctcaagaaagaaaattaaatgatTGTTTTTAACCAGCGCCTTCTTTTGGGTATGCAGGTACTAAGAGTCCTCTCACTACCAACCAGTAGACATCATCTGGCTGGGTCTTGCCGGTATCAACAACGAGGAATAAACAATCAGAAACAGCAACTAACTATGGCTCTTGGCCCAGACAACGTCCTAGGTGTAGGGGAGATCGGAGCAAGAGGGAATGCCTAGATGACATTTTTCTTCCTGGGCTACAGTAATTAAATTGAGAGGTTGTTCCGCCCCTTGTCCCTGAATATGGGGAATATGTTCTAAAAATATCTTGCTCCAATCTGACCTAGCTGGTGAGCGATCCCAGTTTACGACAGAGAACAAGACAGCAAGTGAGCATACTTTTGTTCACTTCTTCTTCACTAAGCACGGAAGTTTAAGGATAACTATAGGTCGGTGGCTACCTAAGGAAACTCTGATTCGATCCGCCCCCCGGCTGGGAGGCATCTACCTTATCCCGATCACAAGGAGAGGTTCACTATGATGGGGGTACTTTTTTTTCCCTTAAGGAAAAAATGAAATGCATAGGGGACCATCCTTTTGTTGCGGCATGCTCCTCAGATTTACGGATTCGCAGGGGGCCTCAGGCCCTACTTAGTTGACTGACAATGACAAAGGCTTGCGAAACTAAGTAGGGCCTTTTCCTTTTTGTTTGAATAACCCATTCTCATTATCTTTAATAAGTAAAGTAGGCAAACCTATTGGTCCTTAGTAGCGTTGACAAAGAAGAAGGAGTCGATTAAAAGAAAGTGAATCTTTCCATTTTTCTTatagtttttattatataataataagaaatttctttctatttcttattattatatataggCCAGCTTGACAAGCAACCCTTCTTCTTGATCTGAGGTGCGAAGAGAAAGATTTCTTTTTTATCACTTCCACTTATCGATCCCGGCCCAGAAAAGTGACCGACCAGGGCAGGGCCCTATTGATAAATGAAAGAAAGGTTTTATCAGCCCTAGCCCTGTAAGCCTACACCTGTGTAGAGTAGATCGTTCAACACCTGTGGCACAAACCTATTTTGAACCTATTGGTCCTAGTATCATATGCGACCAAACGACCGCCCCCTAATTACTAGACCAACCTGCTATAATAATTCCATAAAAACCTAGAGAAGATATGGAAAACAAATAAAGTAGCCCTATGTTTGGATCTGACAATACCATACCATAATCAAAAGGTACAACGGCCCGAGCGACCAGACTTAACATAAATGTAGCCACTGGAGCCATTCTAAAAAGGGAGAAATTAGCACTACTTGTTGAAATAGGTTCTTTTAGAATCAATTTCAAACCATCTGCTAGAGGTTGTAACAATCCAAATGATCCCACTACATCAAGACCCTTTCGACGTTGCACAAAAGCCATTACTTTACGTTCAGCTAGCACTAAAAAGGCTACCCCTAGTAGAAGTGGTAGAATTATTCCAACTATTTCAGCTGGAACAGCTatgtacattttttttatattcactCATGATCTAGCCTGATCGACCCAATCATGATATTGAAGGAGAGGaccttttctcaaaaaaaaaaattctcgcAACTACAAAAACCATAATAGAAGCATCCTTTTTCCATTCATTCtttctaataaaaataatttagccTAGGCCATGACCCCTTAGCGGAAGCTCACAGTTATGCAAGGCTGATAAAATTCATTTATACGGGGGGCTCTCGTGCGGTCCAATGGTCTCCATTATGTAGAGATAGGCGGCATAGGTCTTCTCTTTTTGAAGCTTCCCATGAGGATAAAATATGAATCCATGGATTTTATCTCTGTTGTTTAATACGTATTCTTTGGGCAGGCCATCGGATAAAAGGGCGAATTCCACCTTTTTTTCGATCAAAAGTTGTTGCCCTAGAATCGAATCAATTTTAGATAAGGGGAGGTTTTCCGCCCCTAAATAGAAGGAGAGGCACTCATTGAGTTCCTACTGCCGTAAGGGGTCCTGGAGTAAAGGGTGCAAAACCTCTGCTCCCATATCAACCGCTGCTGCGGTGAGGGTAAGAGGAGGCTCGTTGGAGGGATGGGAGTCGTTTTGATTGACACTCAGAAACAAGTGGGAAGCTCCCCAACCCTCAAGGGCTTCCGTCCACATAGAAATTTCTTCCCTTGGGGAAGCCACAAAAATCGGCTTCGTTTTCGCCCAACTATGAGGTATATCAACAAATGTTACAATAAAACGTATATGGCTCTTTGTTGGTAGAACCACTCTATTGTCGACTTCTAATAAACGTGATTGACCCAATTCTAGATCAGAAAAGGTTGTATTAAAGTTTCGATCAGTAAAAACATGGTAATTGCCCCTGTCCGTACCGGAAGTGATAATAAAAGTGGGAATGCTGTCACTAGAACGGACCACACAAATAGAGGTGATCTATGCATAGTCATTCCAGGTTCACGCATGTTGAAGAtagtttttataaaattaatagaacCTAAAATGGATGAAACACCAGATAGATGAAGACTAAAAATTACTAAATCAACTGCTCCTCCAGAATGGCTGGTAATACCAGTTAAGGGCGGATAGACCATCCACCCAGTGCCTCTACCCACTTCTACTAAGGTTGAGCTTAATAGGAGCAAGAGACTTGGAGGCAACAACCAGaatgaaatattatttaatcGTGAAAATGATATGTCAGGCGCACCTATTAGAATCAGAACAGACCAATTACCAGATCCACCTATCATTGCTGTCATAAGCataaaaagattattaaaaaagagtgagccattattaaaacattataaAGTTGATGATTCCCACCAAGAATTTGATCGCCGGGTCGTGCTAATTCCATATGAATTAGTACTGAGAAGCACGTGTCCATCACTCTAGTAATGGCACCGAAGAAGAAATAAAGAGTCCCTATATCCTTGTAGTTAGTAGAGAACAGCCATCGGATTGGATTTGTCATAAAATTGAGATTATTTCATTTCCTTCCTTATTAGAGAGGGGCCCACGgggcttatttattaaaaaagaggGAGTGAGGAGGGATTTTTTGGCAAAGCAAGACTGATTAGCTCGCTTAAGGGTCGTAGCAGAAGAATTCCTCATCTGCGAGCTATTGGGGATCTATTCTCAGAAAGGAATGAAAGGACTGACTTTTCTTACCTAATAACAACTTAATCTATGATCTACGAATAATAAATAGGAGCATCTAGCCGAGTAGCAGTCAGTAGGCGGAGAAGAAGTCAAAGGCGAATATCTTTTTGCCCCCCTCTTCAGTCAATGCTTTGGCCTTCGTCTCTATGGGCTTTGAATTTGGATAGATCCAGCAGGCCTTCTTGCGTGGACTTGGGCTTACTTACTGGCTTCGCTGAGGATGGGATTCCCTACCCGATGAGTCTGGCTAGGCTATTAGGCACCTTTGGTCTAGGCATTCTCAGGCCTATCCAGAAGTCTAAAGTTTCATCTATAGATGGTCTAATTCTGAGATGAAGCTCTATTTATTGCCCTATTCCCTTTCCTGACCAAAGTCACTAAGGAGGGGCCGGGGCGGACTGCAATTCATCTGAGCTTAGTCTTCTCTTCTGAGATGATTGGAGGCTGGGGAAAGGGCACTCGTCGAAGAAGGGCCTGCCGTACGTAGGGGGTAAAGAAAGCTCCTTCTCTTATAGGAGAGGCGCTATTGAATGAAAAAGAAAGTCTTCAGGAAGTGAGAGAAGAAATCATAAAAGAAATAGCTTTCAACTAAAGACGCAGACGATGAGCAAAAGTCTACTTTAATAAAGTAGCTCGGGGGAACCTTAAGACAGGACATCGGGGTGAAGGTATGAAGGTACGGCAATGCAGCCCAGTCTGGTCTGAGGAGGAGTGGGACTATGAAAGTTGCAGCAAAGGAAAAAGACTTTCACCAGTTTCTTGAGTGAGAAGCGGATGTTGGTGAAAAAAGGAAGTTGAGTTCAAGTTTGGAGCACATGGCATAAGCCAAAGATCCCGGGATAACTCTAAAAGCTAACGAGCTGATTCTGGTTAAACCGGGCATTCCTCAGAGCAAGGaaagatctttcaaaaataaaataaaaaaaagcgcTAGAACCGATGTAAGATCCGCTACAACTAGAAGTCAACTGGCACCTTCTTAAAGCGTCTGCCCGACTTTCAGGTCACATACGAAGGGAACAAAGCTTAGGGCTCAAAGAAGTCCTCTCATCCTGAGGTGAGGGTGGGATGCCTATCAAAAtcagaaaagatgaaaaaggctATCTACGTCCAATTCAAAGTTTCTTGCATTTTTCGATGTAGCTGGCGACAAGAGCTTCTTATGAGCCTGAATGTCATCTTTACCTTAAAGCTGCTTAAGATTGTTAAACAATACTATTCGACTTGATGCGCTGAGAGAGATGAAAAAagattttcatggtattattaagTGCGTATTGCCGAGGGTGAAcatatttcttttctcttatgaCGCTTTCCAAGTTCCTGCTGTGCATCCCTATCCgatcattttcttttgattatctCTTTTTAACTAAACTACTAGCTTTTAGGAGGAGGGTTATAGACTCATTCAGGTTGAGATGGACTCCCTGGTTTCTATACAAAAGCTGCACAATGGCTGGGCCTGAGGATCCACATTTCAATATTATCCTGAGAATCAGAGCGCTAATGAGAAGGGGTTGGAGATGTTAATTGAGACATATTTAGAGGGAAGGCAATGTGAAGATGTATTGGCTAAGCAAAGTATCGTTCCTGCTCCTGGCTTAACCATCCTGCGTGACCCCCTACTGCAATCAGACAGTGGAAAAAGAATAATAACTTAGGCGCGACGACACCTAGAGTTGTGAAGGTGAGTTAGAGCGTAAAGCCTTAACATGTTCTAAAAAAGGAAATATACATGTCTCTCCCTCACGGATATTCTCCACAGGGGGAGAACTCAGTGTTCCACCTGAATCAGCCCCtttatggacttaaacaagcaTCCCGAAATGGGTTTGCCAAATTAGCTTTTGTAGATGCTGGTTTTCTTCAATCCCAGGCAGACCGTTTTTACTCGTTGACGTGGAAACTattctgtttttttattttagtatatattgatgaaattgtaATCATTGGTAATGATATTTAATTCATCATATCAAATCGTTGATTTAGAGATAGAGGTGACAGAGGAAGAGTATCGAGAGTGGTATATTCCCAGAGCCGTCGAGATCTTTCTTATGCTATTCTCCGGCCAGATCTAGGTGTGAACCAGGATCTTGCCATTATGGAGAGAGAATAGATATGCCAATTACTACTCTACATATCTGATGTGTGCTTCGAAGTATTGGAATGCTGATTAGAGGCAGGCAACGGTAGAAGGAGGTAACAGCCGGGTTAGGCGCTCCAGTAGCTCTAGGAGTTCCCATTCTCGCTTTTCTTGATCTTTCATGAAGTTTACCTGCTTTGAGAGAGGAGAGACAGCCATTTGATGCATGACAATAGAGAAAAGTACTATATGCTTTATGTTTCCTATGCAGCTACTACAGCTAATATGCTATGCATGATGATATGTGATTCATGCTTGACTTCTAAGGCTTGACAGGTCCTTTTGGTCGATTTCCAGTTGATTGCCTCAACCTATCGATTGAGTGAGTTAGAGAAGAAGCCTTAGAATGCTACGACTCTATAAGTTTCACGTCTTATTTTTTTACGTGTCTACTATTTATTTAGGTGCAAAGAGCCTAAGCGGTTCAAGCTATTATGTTCCGCGCCTGCTCTCCATTTCCACCCATCGATACAATAGAAGCTATTAATGCCATATCTGGTGGTTCAAACATTCCCGCTGCTATAATTGGAGTTGACGGTCCTAGTTCT
Coding sequences:
- the LOC124888014 gene encoding NADH-ubiquinone oxidoreductase chain 1, with translation MYIAVPAEIVGIILPLLLGVAFLVLAERKVMAFVQRRKGLDVVGSFGLLQPLADGLKLILKEPISTSSANFSLFRMAPVATFMLSLVARAVVPFDYGMVLSDPNIGLLYLFSISSLGFYGIIIAGWSSN